A single window of Marinilactibacillus sp. Marseille-P9653 DNA harbors:
- a CDS encoding helix-turn-helix transcriptional regulator — protein sequence MAPTVKSKLRIDELLIKKNMTQKDLSEQTGIRANTISDIVRGARTVINFKHLELIATVLDVQDINDILTFEKIENK from the coding sequence TTGGCACCTACGGTAAAGTCAAAATTAAGAATAGATGAATTATTAATCAAAAAAAATATGACTCAAAAAGATTTATCTGAGCAGACAGGCATTCGTGCAAATACAATAAGTGATATAGTTCGAGGTGCAAGAACGGTAATTAATTTTAAGCATCTTGAACTAATAGCAACTGTGTTAGATGTTCAAGATATTAATGATATATTGACTTTTGAAAAGATAGAAAATAAATGA
- a CDS encoding AIPR family protein, which yields MSNKNTNIVEIPVCGFRKLEDPFVTKYNKYFTYVHVKDIPADLPMMTNPREQNLNTDVAKAIKNSLTSGEQQFHKRNRGILLSVDSIHFNNKTDKMTLVFKDLNVHGNIDGGHTYKIILDELSKNKTIDEYVQVEIMEGVEDQMDLLAEARNTSVEVSEQSLAELRDQFDPIKDSIGGLPMYERVAFKQFEKRDEFPVYRIIDAREIVAVLTMFNKDKYSNIKHPTVAYSSKASVLTAYLQSNAVFEKMHNIAPDIFDLYTEIEMTLPSAYNNEGGKYGALSYSGYNDGNPVAKTRFNDHDLRYKVPVGLIYPILGAFRSILKEDENGMYEWRKDPFETYDTLKNELAKKAINYMSSIGGNPTVGGKEATLWDVMYMTVERSLINI from the coding sequence ATGAGTAACAAAAATACAAACATTGTTGAAATACCGGTGTGTGGGTTTAGGAAGTTAGAAGATCCCTTCGTGACTAAGTATAATAAATACTTTACTTACGTTCACGTAAAGGATATACCAGCAGATTTACCTATGATGACAAATCCAAGAGAACAAAATTTAAACACAGACGTTGCCAAAGCGATTAAGAATTCACTGACATCTGGTGAACAACAATTCCATAAAAGAAATCGTGGAATATTATTATCGGTTGACAGTATTCACTTTAACAACAAAACTGATAAAATGACCTTAGTCTTTAAAGATTTGAATGTCCATGGGAACATAGATGGAGGTCACACATACAAAATTATTTTAGACGAACTCAGTAAAAATAAAACTATAGATGAATATGTTCAAGTTGAAATAATGGAAGGCGTAGAGGACCAAATGGACTTACTAGCAGAAGCACGCAATACATCTGTTGAAGTCAGTGAGCAATCCTTGGCTGAACTACGAGATCAATTCGATCCTATTAAAGACTCTATAGGTGGCTTACCGATGTATGAGAGAGTTGCATTTAAACAATTCGAAAAGAGAGATGAATTTCCTGTTTATCGAATTATAGACGCAAGAGAAATTGTAGCAGTTCTAACAATGTTTAATAAGGATAAATATAGTAATATTAAACACCCAACTGTTGCATATTCTTCAAAAGCTTCAGTTCTAACAGCTTATCTACAATCTAATGCTGTATTCGAAAAAATGCATAATATTGCCCCTGACATATTTGATTTATATACAGAAATAGAAATGACTCTCCCATCCGCTTATAATAATGAAGGTGGTAAATACGGTGCTTTATCATATTCCGGATATAATGATGGTAACCCTGTAGCCAAAACTAGATTTAATGATCATGATTTGAGATATAAGGTACCTGTAGGACTTATATATCCAATACTGGGAGCTTTTAGATCTATATTAAAAGAAGACGAAAACGGAATGTATGAATGGAGGAAAGATCCGTTTGAAACATATGACACCTTAAAAAATGAGTTAGCTAAAAAAGCTATTAATTATATGTCTTCTATTGGTGGAAACCCGACTGTCGGAGGTAAAGAAGCTACTCTTTGGGATGTTATGTACATGACAGTAGAGAGATCACTAATTAATATATAA
- a CDS encoding helix-turn-helix domain-containing protein yields the protein MLHLMEEKIIDNENIIGSNIRRLRKQKGIGQTELVKQLQLKNVNMTRETLVKIEAGRQHIKLSQLDGIKHILNVNYEVLLADKDEK from the coding sequence GTGCTACATTTGATGGAAGAAAAAATAATCGATAACGAAAATATCATAGGCTCTAATATTAGACGATTGCGTAAACAAAAAGGGATCGGTCAAACTGAATTAGTAAAACAGCTTCAATTAAAAAATGTAAATATGACAAGAGAAACTTTAGTTAAAATAGAAGCTGGCAGACAGCATATTAAATTGAGCCAATTAGACGGTATTAAACATATATTAAACGTTAACTATGAAGTGCTACTAGCCGATAAAGATGAAAAATAA